The genomic window CGGTTATAAGCGGTTGAAATTCAATCGCAATTGTCCCGACGTCGGAGAGGGCTGCTTGCATGGCCCCGGATGAAGTTTCTCCCACAAGTTTCTACGGCTGAACAGTGTTGTCTGAAGGGTTTCCAGCACCTGTGTGATGCTGTGACCCAAGATGTTACCTAAGAACGGATTTACCTAGAAAACAGACTCACCCGGGAATATATTTTCTAGGTAACTTCGTATAAGAACGGCTCCAACTGCGATTAGCCCCACCAGATCTTCCCCCTGCCGTTACCCAAGATCAAAATCCAAAAAGAAAGGGAGCTAGCGAAAGCCGCTAACTCCCTGTTTTTGCTTGGTGCCGAAGCGGGGACTCGAACCCCGACAGGCGTACGCCCACTAGACCCTGAACCTAGCGCGTCTACCAATTCCGCCACTTCGGCAAACAAAAGCGTTGCAAACGCAACCCATGAAGGATATGTTAAAAGTCTTTAGCTGTCAAGCAGAATCCACGCTCCGGGAGGTGTCAAAGCTTCAATGGAAATCTTTCGCGGATTGGAGAATATCCGCCAATCCCTCAACAACCCCGCTATCACCATCGGCAATTTCGACGGCGTGCACCGAGGCCACCAGGCCCTCTTCGACAGAGTCAAGGAATGGGCGAAACGACTGGGCGGGAAGTCGGTCGTCATGACTTTCGATCCGCATCCCGTCGAAGTCCTGTTCCCCAACAAGAACCTTCAATTCATCACGTCCCAGGAACGAAAGCTGGAGCTCATTTCGGCGTCCGGCATCGATGCCGCCATCGTCGTTCCCTTCAGCAGGGAGTTCTCCCGGATTTCGGCGCGGGGATTTGTGGAAGACCTGCTGGTCGGCCGGATCGGGATAAAGGCCCTCGTCGTCGGCCACGATTACCGGTTCGGATACAGCCGTGAAGGCGATATCGTTCTGCTCAAGGAACTGGGCAGGGAATTCGGATTCGAAGTCGAGACGCTGTCGGGGGTGCGCCTGGACGACACCGTCGTGAGCAGCACGGTGATCCGTCAGCTCATCCTCAAAGGGGAGATGAAGCGGGCCAACCGCCTCCTGGGGCGTTGCTATGAAATCGACGGCATCGTGGAAGTCGGCCGCCAGCGGGGAGGCCGGCTGCTCGGGTTTCCCACCGCCAACATCCGCATGTCCAGCCAGGCCCCGCCGCGAACGGGCGTCTATATCGTCGAAGTCGAAGTCAACGGCACCCGCTACCGCGGCGCCGCCAACCTCGGCTACAATCCCACCTTCGGCGATACGGACCTGTCCCTGGAGGTGCACATCTTCGACTTCAGCCGCAACATTTACGGAGAATCCATCAAGGTCTGGTTCCTGGACCGGATCCGCGATGAAAGACGATTCGCCGGACCGCAGGAACTGGCCGACCAGATCAAGCTGGACGTCGCCAGGGCAAGGGAATTCTTCGCCGACAGAAAAGCGGAATGAACGGGATGATCCCGCACCGGAGCTCCTCGCGGCGCTAGAGTTCCCAGGCGCTCTCGTCGGGCTCTTCGGCAATTTCGGGCTCCGGCTGGCGCGCCGCCGCATAGAAACCCTCCTCCATCAGTGCCTCCACCTGGTCCTGCATGGCCGCGATGAGCGGATCGACGGTGCCCGTCGACAGGGCGGATATGGCCACGCCGCCGTGACGCCGGACCTTCCGGCGCGCCCATTCCGGGTCCACCCGGTCAATCTTGTTGAAGACCAGGACGGTGGGCTTGGCCTGCAGCTCGAGCTTCCCGAGGATGCGGTCCACCGCTTCCATCTGTTCCTCGAAGTGCGGATTGCTGATGTCCACCACGTGCAACAGCAGATCAGCGTCGTCCAGTTCCTCTAGAGTCGCCGCGAAGGCGTCGAGGAGGTCCTGGGGAAGGTCGCGGATGAACCCGACGGTGTCGGTCACGATCACTTCGAAATCCCGCGGAAACCGCAGCCTCCTGCTGGTGGGGTCGAGGGTGGCGAAGAGCTTGTCTTCCACGAACACGCCGCTGTGCGTCAGGGTGTTGAGCAGGGTGGACTTGCCGGCGTTGGTGTAGCCCACGATGGAAACGGTGGGGATGTCCTTGCGCAGCCGCCTGGCCCTGCGCTGATCGCGGTTGCGCCTCACCCCCCGGAGCTGGTCGTCGAGGTGGGCGATCCGGTCCTTGATGCGCCGCCGGTTGATTTCGAGCGTCGTTTCCCCGGGGCCTCTGGCCCCGATTCCCCCGGTCAGCCTGGAAAGCGCGTCGTCCTTGACCCCCAGGCGGGGCAGCAGATACTTGAGCTGCGCCGTCTCGACCTGAATCTTCCCTTCGCGGCTCTGGGCGCGCTGGGCGAAAATGTCCAGGATGAGCTGGGTGCGGTCGATCACCCGCAGCTCGGTGGTGTCTGTGAGGGATCTCACCTGGGACGGGTTCAGCTCCCGGTCGAAAATGAGGAGATCCACTCCGCACTGCAACGCCCGGAGCACGATTTCGCTGAGCTTGCCTTTCCCGATGAGATACTTCGGATTGACGGAGCGCAGGCGCTGCACGATGGTGTCCGCGACCACGATCCCGCTGGTGCGGGCCAGCTCGACCAGCTCTTCCATGGACCGGCGGGCGGTCTCCCGGTCCTTTTCCGTGACGCTCACCAGGATCGCCCGGTCCTGCCGGGTGGTGGCCGGAATGGCGAGCCGATTCCGGTCGAGCTCATCTTCCAGGGACTTCACCAGCTCCTGAAAGTCCAGGTCGGGATCGTAGCACCACAGGGGCGGAAGCACTTCCCATCCGCGATCGTGGCCGGCCCCAGGAAGGATATGGGCCACGTCGAGCAGCGTGGCGCCGCCGTTGGGATCGACCCGGATTCCCGCCACACAGTCGAGGCGCAGGAACACCAGGTCCATGAGATCGTCTTGCGAGAGGCCTTCGGCCTGCAGATGCGTATGGACCAGCCGCAGCCCGCGCAAACGCCACCGCCCGCCGCGGCTCTTCGGCAGATCGGGGATAAAGAGCGAGCGGGGGCCCCCCACCAGCACCATTTCCACCGTGCCGTCGCGGCCGATGAGAAGCCCGAGCCGGCGCCCGCATTCAAAGGAGAGGCGGGCAAGATCGCGGGCCAATTCGGGAGAGATCACCTGGCGCGGCGAAACCTTGCGGCGGTATAGTTTTTCAATGCGGTCGCGGATGCTGCTCTTGAGCCCGGCAGTGTTGCCATACGATTTTCGGATGAGCGTACCCCCTTTCCCAAGGAATGTGCCGACCGGTGCGTTGCCTCGGAGTTTAGATGCAAGGTCGCCTGGAAAATAGATTCCCGGGTGAGCCTGTTTTCACGCTTTGCGAGTGAAGCGCAGCCTCATGGACAATTGCGTTCAAGTCCGCAGCATCAGGCGGGAGGGCATAAAGCCCTCCCCTTGTACGTCTGACCGGCACATGAGTCCATACAAGGGTGGGATGCGCGACAGCGCGGCCCACGATCCCAATATCCTTGCCCCAGCGCTTGGCGCCATGAACGATCCGGAACCGACGTGTGAAACGTCCCCATTGAATAGGCTGGTGGCCGCACGCTTTCGCAGCGATCATAACGAGTGCGGGTGAACGGGACTCGGCCTGATCGTTGGCACGGAGGAACCATGCCCACCCTACGGTTCCGGACGGTGCCCGAGGTCAATCCCCGCCCGCGTCGCCTTCCGCCGGGCAGGCGCTGTGTGATCTTGAACGCGCCTCGGGATGGATGCTCCGATGGCTCACCATATTATTATATCCCTGATGCTCCAGGGAATGAAGCCTTATGCCGGAGCAATTCCACGCCCCCCGGCAGGTGGTTCGATCCGGGTGCAAGGGGCTGCCGGTACGGGCATGAGTTTTGATATTCACGATGAAAGGGCAAGATTTTCAAATCGGGTGTACAAGCTGATGTAGCCGAGCCGGATTTCTCCGGTGGGGCCGTTTCGTTGCTTTGCGATCAGGATTTCGGCGGTTCCCTTGTCGGGACTGTTGGGAT from Syntrophobacter fumaroxidans MPOB includes these protein-coding regions:
- a CDS encoding bifunctional riboflavin kinase/FAD synthetase, encoding MEIFRGLENIRQSLNNPAITIGNFDGVHRGHQALFDRVKEWAKRLGGKSVVMTFDPHPVEVLFPNKNLQFITSQERKLELISASGIDAAIVVPFSREFSRISARGFVEDLLVGRIGIKALVVGHDYRFGYSREGDIVLLKELGREFGFEVETLSGVRLDDTVVSSTVIRQLILKGEMKRANRLLGRCYEIDGIVEVGRQRGGRLLGFPTANIRMSSQAPPRTGVYIVEVEVNGTRYRGAANLGYNPTFGDTDLSLEVHIFDFSRNIYGESIKVWFLDRIRDERRFAGPQELADQIKLDVARAREFFADRKAE
- the hflX gene encoding GTPase HflX, whose amino-acid sequence is MISPELARDLARLSFECGRRLGLLIGRDGTVEMVLVGGPRSLFIPDLPKSRGGRWRLRGLRLVHTHLQAEGLSQDDLMDLVFLRLDCVAGIRVDPNGGATLLDVAHILPGAGHDRGWEVLPPLWCYDPDLDFQELVKSLEDELDRNRLAIPATTRQDRAILVSVTEKDRETARRSMEELVELARTSGIVVADTIVQRLRSVNPKYLIGKGKLSEIVLRALQCGVDLLIFDRELNPSQVRSLTDTTELRVIDRTQLILDIFAQRAQSREGKIQVETAQLKYLLPRLGVKDDALSRLTGGIGARGPGETTLEINRRRIKDRIAHLDDQLRGVRRNRDQRRARRLRKDIPTVSIVGYTNAGKSTLLNTLTHSGVFVEDKLFATLDPTSRRLRFPRDFEVIVTDTVGFIRDLPQDLLDAFAATLEELDDADLLLHVVDISNPHFEEQMEAVDRILGKLELQAKPTVLVFNKIDRVDPEWARRKVRRHGGVAISALSTGTVDPLIAAMQDQVEALMEEGFYAAARQPEPEIAEEPDESAWEL